In one window of Notolabrus celidotus isolate fNotCel1 chromosome 17, fNotCel1.pri, whole genome shotgun sequence DNA:
- the bmi1a gene encoding LOW QUALITY PROTEIN: polycomb complex protein BMI-1-A (The sequence of the model RefSeq protein was modified relative to this genomic sequence to represent the inferred CDS: substituted 2 bases at 2 genomic stop codons) produces MILLCYPDQQKKIPSSQPELASGAPHAASADPSRGLVSWVSPVSKMELSETVQRGLQSLADPSSLDQSSFQVLVEVSFRSLLSSHADPGVLDQPELKQIDQILLKQAHTAATTFILEAVKQSADRSTISSCLEELTFSAERIEIFYSTYQVTDADSVKDVISFHHIXLTDFFXLVNACCVLQKHKKELERVLTSIGRCPPHITDLSWRLQYQMKNAQVYKVNEPFYSISLNTENGGSSEDVDFTCTMEQLQDLVGKLKDAAKSVEKASQMRLQPASRWRLGSYSFSADRLPTFIVYSPQDPPIPNRATRIVVPPLIIMHRTTRIKITELNPHLMCVLCGGYFIDATTIIECLHSFCKRCIVRYLETSKYCPICDVQVHKTKPLLNIRSDKTLQDIVYKLVPGLFKNEMKRRRDFYAEHPVDASNGSNEDRGEVADEDKRIITDDEIISLSIEFFDQSRLGGAVEEKQPKDQVANKRYLQCPAAMTVMHLRKFLRSKMDIPSTYQVEVMYEDEPLKDYYTLMDIAYIYTWRRNGPLPLKYRVRPNCKKMKVSHAQQEGQTSASRSGPESDSASEKAGSPAGAPSTSSSLPSPSTPAQSPHPQLPHGPNNVNGTPAAGPQTPSRSFTQFSSGSGGVSKARKVALNGSATSSG; encoded by the exons ATGATCCTTCTGTGTTATCCGGATCAGCAGAAGAAGAT CCCCAGCTCGCAGCCTGAGCTCGCCTCTGGTGCTCCACACGCTGCATCAGCTGATCCGTCACGTGGTCTGGTGTCGTGGGTCAGCCCTGTTAGCAAAATGGAGTTGTCTGAGACCGTGCAGAGGGGACTACAATCCCTCGCCGACCCTTCCTCCCTCGACCAGAGCAGCTTCCAGGTTCTGGTGGAGGTGTCTTTCCGGAGCCTGCTTTCCTCTCACGCGGACCCGGGAGTGCTCG ATCAGCCCGAGCTGAAGCAGATCGACCAGATCCTGCTCAAACAGGCTCACACTGCAGCGACCACCTTCATACTGGAGGCGGTCAAACAGAGCGCAGACAGGTCGACGATCAG CTCGTGCCTTGAAGAGCTCACGTTCAGTGCAGAGAGAATAGAGATTTTCTACAGCACGTATCAGGTAACTGACGCTGACAGTGTTAAAGATGTTATATCTTTCCATCACATTTAGCTGACTGACTTTTTTTAACTCGTgaatgcatgttgtgttttgcagaAGCATAAAAAGGAGCTGGAGCGTGTATTAACGAG CATAGGAAGATGTCCCCCTCACATCACCGACTTGTCATGGCGTCTACAGTACCAAATGAAG AACGCGCAGGTTTATAAAGTCAACGAGCCTTTCTACTCCATTTCACTCAACACTGAG aatggAGGATCCTCAGAAGATGTGGACTTCACCTGCACAATGGAGCAGCTACAG GATTTGGTGGGAAAGCTCAAAGACGCTGCAAAGAGTGTGGAGAAAGCCAGTCAGATG CGTCTGCAGCCTGCTTCAAGATGGCGGCTCGGCTCCTATTCATTTTCTGCTGATCGCCTCCCAACTTTCATTGTCTATTCGCCGCAAGACCCACCGATTCCTAACCGAGCCACCAG GATTGTTGTTCCTCCCCTCATCATCATGCATCGGACGACCAGGATAAAGATCACGGAGCTCAACCCTCACCTCATGTGCGTCCTGTGCGGAGGATACTTCATAGACGCGACCACCATCATCGAATGCCTGCACTCAT TTTGCAAAAGGTGTATTGTGCGATACCTGGAAACCAGCAAATACTGTCCCATCTGTGATGTACAAGTGCATAAAACCAAGCCTCTGCTCAATATCAG gtctgaCAAAACCCTCCAGGACATCGTGTACAAGCTGGTCCCCGGCCTCTTCAAAA ATGaaatgaagagaagaagagacttCTATGCAGAGCACCCTGTAGACG CTTCTAATGGATCTAACGAGGACCGCGGAGAAGTGGCAGATGAGGACAAAAGAATAATCACAGATGATGAGATCATCAGCCTCTCCATTGAGTTCTTCGATCAGAGCAG ACTTGGAGGTGCAGTGGAGGAAAAACAGCCTAAAGATCAG GTGGCGAATAAGAGGTACCTGCAGTGTCCTGCAGCTATGACAGTCATGCACCTGAGGAAGTTTCTGCGCAGCAAAATGGACATCCCAAGCACCTACCAG gtTGAAGTGATGTATGAAGATGAGCCTCTGAAGGATTACTACACATTAATGGATATAGCGTACATCTACACTTGGAGAAGA AACGGCCCTTTGCCGCTGAAGTACAGAGTCAGACCAAACTGCAAGAAGATGAAGGTGAGCCACGCCCAGCAGGAGGGCCAGACCAGCGCGAGCAGATCCGGTCCCGAGAGCGACTCAGCCAGCGAGAAAGCCGGGAGTCCCGCGGGGGCTCCCTCCACGTCCTCGTCGCTGCCGAGCCCCAGCACGCCTGCGCAGTCCCCTCACCCACAGCTCCCTCACGGCCCCAACAACGTCAACGGGACCCCAGCTGCCGGCCCCCAGACTCCCAGCCGGTCCTTCACTCAGTTCAGCAGCGGCAGCGGCGGAGTCAGCAAAGCGCGGAAGGTCGCTCTGAACGGCTCAGCGACGTCCTCCGGATGA
- the spag6 gene encoding sperm-associated antigen 6: protein MSQRQIIQAFEQYQKSRMQFVQTVADLASRPQNLEILQNAGVMSLLRPLMLDVVPSIQQTAALALGRLADHSDELAEAVVKEDILPQLVQSLVSQDRFYKKAAAFVLRAVAKHSPELSQAVVACGGVDALVLCLEEFDPGAKEAAAWALGFIARHNASLSQSVVDAGAVPLLVLCLLEPELAVKRIAASTLSDICKHTPELAQTVVESGAIAHLAQMILNPDAKLKRQVFSALSQISKHSVSLAEMVIEAEIFPAAVVCLRDKDEYVRKNVCTLMREVVKHTPELSQVIVNCGGMAAVIDYLGNCHGNLRLPGIMMLGYVAAHSENLAMVVILSKGVPQLSLCLSEETEHHIKAATVWSIGQIGHHTPEHAKAVATANLLPKLLELYMDASSSEDLQVKSKKALKSVLQKCTYLPGLEPLLYEAPSNILKHIVCQLSKVLLHDNKARRLFVTSGGLKKVQEIEAEPGSVLQEHINAINSCFPEEIVRYYSPGYSEVLLERLENYQPA, encoded by the exons ATGAGTCAACGACAGATCATTCAAG CTTTCGAGCAGTATCAGAAATCCAGGATGCAGTTCGTGCAAACTGTCGCTGATCTAGCATCCAGACCCCAAAACTTAGAGATCCTCCAGAACGCGG GTGTGATGTCCCTGCTGCGGCCCCTCATGCTGGATGTGGTCCCCAGCATCCAGCAGACCGCGGCTCTGGCCCTGGGCCGCCTGGCTGATCACAGTGACGAGTTGGCTGAGGCCGTGGTGAAGGAGGACATCCTGCCTCAGCTGGTCCAGTCTCTGGTCTCACAGGAC AGGTTCTACAAGAAGGCAGCAGCTTTTGTGCTGCGTGCGGTGGCCAAACACTCCCCCGAGCTGTCCCAGGCTGTGGTGGCCTGTGGGGGGGTGGACGCCCTGGTGCTCTGCTTGGAGGAGTTTGACCCAGGGGCGAAGGAGGCGGCTGCCTGGGCCCTTGGCTTCATCGCACGACACAACGCAT CATTGTCTCAGTCCGTGGTGGATGCGGGTGCTGTCCCCCTCCTGGTGTTGTGTCTCCTGGAGCCCGAGCTGGCTGTCAAACGCATCGCAGCCTCCACCCTCAGTGACATCTGCAAACACACTCCAGAGCTGGCTCAGACTGTGGTGGAGAGCGGAGCCATCGCTCACCTGGCTCAGATGATCCTGAACCCTGACGCCAAACTCAAG cgGCAGGTGTTCTCCGCCCTCAGTCAGATCAGTAAACACTCCGTCAGTCTGGCAGAGATGGTGATCGAGGCGGAGATCTTCCCCGCCGCCGTGGTCTGCCTCAGAGATAAGGATGAGTATGTGAGGAAGAACGTCTGCACGCTGATGAGGGAGGTggtcaaacacacacctgag CTGTCACAGGTGATCGTGAACTGTGGAGGCATGGCAGCAGTGATTGACTACCTGGGGAACTGCCATGGAAACCTGCGGTTGCCGGGGATCATGATGCTGGGATATGTTGCTGCTCACAGTGAGAACCTCGCCATGGTGGTCATTCTCTCCAAG GGGGTGCCACAGCTGTCCCTGTGTCTGTCCGAGGAGACTGAGCATCACATCAAGGCGGCTACAGTCTGGTCCATCGGTCAGATCGGTCATCACACCCCTGAGCACGCCAAGGCCGTCGCTACAGCCAACCTGCTGCCCAAACTGCTGGAGCTGTACATGGACGCCAGCAGCTCTGAGGACCTGCAGGTCAAA aGTAAGAAAGCTCTGAAGAGCGTCCTGCAGAAGTGCACCTACCTGCCTGGACTGGAGCCGCTCCTCTACGAAGCTCCAAGCAACATCCTCAAACACATCGTCTGCCAGTTAAGCAAG GTGCTGCTTCATGACAACAAAGCTCGCCGCCTGTTTGTGACCAGCGGCGGTCTGAAGAAGGTCCAGGAGATTGAGGCTGAGCCcggctctgtgctgcaggagcaCATCAACGCCATCAACAGCTGCTTCCCTGAGGAGATAGTCAG gtactACTCCCCTGGATACTCGGAGGTCCTGCTGGAGCGGTTAGAGAACTACCAGCCGGCCTGA